One Spiribacter halobius DNA segment encodes these proteins:
- the flgJ gene encoding flagellar assembly peptidoglycan hydrolase FlgJ yields MNSYDLDSVHANALDSRHLTQLRGAVQGADGGSREAVREVAEQFESLFVQTMLKRMRATLPEGGMFDGPGMDQYQSLFDQQLASDVARGQGMGLADMVERQILQSRGLTEEGPGLDRGIDGYSRLPARPLPGELQARAGQIRGEGAPAPGSEPVGAAPPPRIPAEAGTTGVPNTPEAFAQTLWPLAQRTGRELGVPPEALVAQAALETGWGQHVLRGAEGASSHNVFNIKAHRDWDGPTVGVPTLEYRDGVAVREHAQFRAYESLEAAFRDYADFLRSHPRYTEALRSGDDPDRFIRALQDAGYATDPAYADKVGRILRGDTLSALKNGGGETTT; encoded by the coding sequence ATGAACAGCTACGACCTCGACAGCGTCCACGCCAACGCCCTCGACAGCCGCCACCTGACGCAGCTGCGAGGGGCGGTGCAGGGGGCCGACGGCGGCAGCCGGGAGGCGGTGCGCGAGGTCGCGGAGCAGTTCGAGTCCCTGTTCGTGCAGACCATGCTCAAGCGCATGCGCGCCACGCTGCCCGAGGGCGGCATGTTCGACGGCCCCGGCATGGACCAGTACCAGAGCCTGTTCGACCAGCAGCTCGCGAGCGACGTCGCCCGCGGCCAGGGCATGGGCCTCGCCGACATGGTCGAGCGCCAGATTCTGCAAAGCCGCGGCCTGACGGAAGAGGGCCCGGGGCTGGACCGGGGCATCGACGGCTACAGCCGCCTGCCCGCCCGCCCGCTGCCGGGCGAGCTACAGGCGAGAGCAGGGCAGATTCGGGGCGAGGGTGCCCCAGCGCCCGGATCGGAGCCTGTAGGAGCGGCGCCCCCGCCGCGAATCCCGGCCGAGGCCGGGACGACGGGCGTTCCCAACACGCCCGAAGCCTTCGCCCAAACCCTCTGGCCCCTCGCCCAGCGCACCGGCCGCGAGCTCGGCGTCCCGCCGGAGGCCCTGGTGGCCCAGGCGGCCCTGGAAACCGGCTGGGGCCAGCACGTCCTGCGCGGCGCCGAGGGCGCCAGCTCGCACAACGTCTTCAACATCAAGGCGCATCGGGACTGGGACGGCCCCACCGTCGGCGTGCCGACGCTGGAGTACCGGGACGGCGTCGCCGTGCGCGAGCACGCGCAGTTCCGCGCCTACGAGTCCCTGGAGGCGGCGTTCCGGGACTACGCCGACTTCCTGCGCAGCCACCCGCGCTACACCGAGGCGCTGCGCTCCGGTGACGACCCCGACCGTTTCATCCGCGCGCTGCAGGATGCCGGCTACGCCACCGACCCGGCCTATGCCGACAAGGTGGGCCGCATCCTGCGCGGCGACACCCTCTCCGCGCTCAAGAACGGCGGCGGCGAGACGACAACCTGA